One genomic region from Anthonomus grandis grandis chromosome 1, icAntGran1.3, whole genome shotgun sequence encodes:
- the LOC126747094 gene encoding transcription factor Adf-1-like codes for MNTTTEQLIELIKKHRILYDLSHPEYKNTRIKNKVWDEIGALLKIDGEDAKKRWKNIRDCYAKHLRSEKTHTGQKAKNIDRYRSWPWAAQMSAFKPFLLSNVEETVNEDTQSSQEENHLSRRETETYELTETYENSSDVDRSRSSANTTENSTITPHLLKKTAPKRKFVRENNESSVSQVLSYLKNKDNNSQGTSYDDLHLLFLGHAKAVKKLSSKRQAVAKYRVAQVIMEEELRDIEETTTGSSFSVTTGTRLHTPSGVNYQQNSTCPISNQFSNSPLNSYAATSPPESDNSQTCSEATTWYETFSRRNL; via the exons atgaaTACTACAACAGAACAATTAATTGAATTGattaaaaaacatagaattCTTTATGATTTATCACATCCGGAATATAAGAATACCAGAATCAAAAATAAGGTTTGGGATGAAATAGGAGCTTTGCTGAAAATAGATg gtgAAGATGCAAAGAAAAGATGGAAAAATATTCGCGACTGCTACGCAAAGCATCTTCGATCTGAAAAGACTCATACAGGTCAGAAAGCCAAAAATATTGATCGATATAGAAGTTGGCCTTGGGCTGCTCAGATGTCAGCTTTTAAGCCGTTCTTGCTAAGTAATGTTGAGGAAACAGTTAATGAAGATACTCAAAGTAGTCAGGAGGAGAATCACTTGAGTAGAAGAGAAACTGAAACATATGAATTAACCGAAACATATGAAAATAGCTCTGATGTAGATCGGTCTAGGTCATCCGCAAATACTACGGAAAATTCAACCATTACTCCTCatctattgaaaaaaactgcACCTAAGCGAAAATTTGTACGAGAGAACAATGAATCATCCGTTTCTCAGGTTTTgtcatatttgaaaaataaagatAACAATTCACAGGGTACGAGTTATGACGACCTTCATTTGTTATTTTTGGGACATGCTAAAGCGGTTAAAAAACTATCTTCAAAACGTCAAGCTGTTGCAAAATATCGAGTTGCGCAAGTAATAATGGAAGAGGAATTACGTGATATAGAGGAAACCACAACTGGTTCATCCTTTTCAGTAACTACAGGTACCAGACTTCATACACCTTCTGGCGTAAATTATCAGCAAAATTCGACATGTCCAATAAGTAATCAGTTTTCGAATTCACCACTTAATTCATATGCTGCCACCTCACCACCGGAATCGGATAATTCTCAAACATGCTCAGAAGCAACCACATGGTATGAAACTTTTTCTCGAAGGAATTTATAA